The Neodiprion fabricii isolate iyNeoFabr1 chromosome 4, iyNeoFabr1.1, whole genome shotgun sequence genome window below encodes:
- the LOC124179697 gene encoding uncharacterized protein LOC124179697 isoform X4, which yields MSQHNIGYVPDEIRPSAPPESAVYDEVSRDSRGNSTPVVPPVYMKQTIITVQPHNQNGTNRAQRVPVPVNTTEWVSTPRSQLNPLIGTDFLNGIEQLEIQQTVQLSTLLGETKSGNQYRVKVPRAETIFLATETSTECQRDILGSSRGFSLTLTDPTGQDAFKFTKSPGWGCVPGFLHIVSVDGTHQIASLIRQWDHILLDYTITLTVPAGTNVNLKGLLLGAAFLLEYLYFSRLKKS from the exons ATGTCACAACACAATATTGGATATGTTCCCGATGAAATTCGCCCTAGTGCACCGCCAGAATCTG CAGTTTACGATGAGGTTTCTCGGGACTCAAGGGGAAATTCAACACCTGTCGTTCCGCCCGTATACATGAAACAAACTATTATTACGGTGCAACCACACAATCAGAACG GTACAAATAGAGCACAAAGAGTCCCAGTTCCAGTCAACACAACCGAATGGGTTTCGACGCCGCGAAGTCAACTGAATCCGCTCATCGGAACGGACTTTTTAAATGGAATCGAGCAGCTTGAAATTCAACAGACAGTACAACTGAGCACTT taCTAGGTGAAACGAAGTCGGGAAATCAATATAGAGTCAAAGTTCCCAGAGCCGAGACAATATTTCTAGCCACGGAAACATCCACCGAATGCCAACGCGATATCTTGGGTTCCTCCAGAGGTTTCAGTTTGACTTTGACAGATCCCACGGGACAAGAtgctttcaaatttacaaaaagtCCAGGCTGGGGTTGCGTACCTGGATTTTTACAC ATAGTATCTGTCGATGGAACACATCAGATTGCTTCCCTCATACGCCAATGGGATCACATACTACTAGATTATACGATAACGTTGACTGTGCCAGCAGGTACAAATGTGAACCTCAAAGGTTTGCTACTCGGAGCTGCATTTTTGTTG gaatatttgtatttttcacgCTTGAAGAAATCTTGA
- the LOC124179697 gene encoding phospholipid scramblase 2 isoform X1 translates to MSQHNIGYVPDEIRPSAPPESAVYDEVSRDSRGNSTPVVPPVYMKQTIITVQPHNQNGTNRAQRVPVPVNTTEWVSTPRSQLNPLIGTDFLNGIEQLEIQQTVQLSTLLGETKSGNQYRVKVPRAETIFLATETSTECQRDILGSSRGFSLTLTDPTGQDAFKFTKSPGWGCVPGFLHKMFVDCTDPIGSIEQNFTLLGPSFTVYNNARNPLCKIYGPNMFCCCISRDTQFQIVSVDGTHQIASLIRQWDHILLDYTITLTVPAGTNVNLKGLLLGAAFLLEYLYFSRLKKS, encoded by the exons ATGTCACAACACAATATTGGATATGTTCCCGATGAAATTCGCCCTAGTGCACCGCCAGAATCTG CAGTTTACGATGAGGTTTCTCGGGACTCAAGGGGAAATTCAACACCTGTCGTTCCGCCCGTATACATGAAACAAACTATTATTACGGTGCAACCACACAATCAGAACG GTACAAATAGAGCACAAAGAGTCCCAGTTCCAGTCAACACAACCGAATGGGTTTCGACGCCGCGAAGTCAACTGAATCCGCTCATCGGAACGGACTTTTTAAATGGAATCGAGCAGCTTGAAATTCAACAGACAGTACAACTGAGCACTT taCTAGGTGAAACGAAGTCGGGAAATCAATATAGAGTCAAAGTTCCCAGAGCCGAGACAATATTTCTAGCCACGGAAACATCCACCGAATGCCAACGCGATATCTTGGGTTCCTCCAGAGGTTTCAGTTTGACTTTGACAGATCCCACGGGACAAGAtgctttcaaatttacaaaaagtCCAGGCTGGGGTTGCGTACCTGGATTTTTACAC AAAATGTTTGTCGATTGCACGGATCCGATCGGAAGTATAGAGCAGAACTTTACACTTCTTGGGCCTAGCTTTACGGTGTACAATAATGCACGGAACCCCCTGTGCAAAATATATGGACCTAATATGTTTTGCTGTTGCATATCGAGAGATACCCAATTCCAG ATAGTATCTGTCGATGGAACACATCAGATTGCTTCCCTCATACGCCAATGGGATCACATACTACTAGATTATACGATAACGTTGACTGTGCCAGCAGGTACAAATGTGAACCTCAAAGGTTTGCTACTCGGAGCTGCATTTTTGTTG gaatatttgtatttttcacgCTTGAAGAAATCTTGA
- the LOC124179697 gene encoding phospholipid scramblase 2 isoform X2 — protein sequence MSQHNIGYVPDEIRPSAPPESVYDEVSRDSRGNSTPVVPPVYMKQTIITVQPHNQNGTNRAQRVPVPVNTTEWVSTPRSQLNPLIGTDFLNGIEQLEIQQTVQLSTLLGETKSGNQYRVKVPRAETIFLATETSTECQRDILGSSRGFSLTLTDPTGQDAFKFTKSPGWGCVPGFLHKMFVDCTDPIGSIEQNFTLLGPSFTVYNNARNPLCKIYGPNMFCCCISRDTQFQIVSVDGTHQIASLIRQWDHILLDYTITLTVPAGTNVNLKGLLLGAAFLLEYLYFSRLKKS from the exons ATGTCACAACACAATATTGGATATGTTCCCGATGAAATTCGCCCTAGTGCACCGCCAGAATCTG TTTACGATGAGGTTTCTCGGGACTCAAGGGGAAATTCAACACCTGTCGTTCCGCCCGTATACATGAAACAAACTATTATTACGGTGCAACCACACAATCAGAACG GTACAAATAGAGCACAAAGAGTCCCAGTTCCAGTCAACACAACCGAATGGGTTTCGACGCCGCGAAGTCAACTGAATCCGCTCATCGGAACGGACTTTTTAAATGGAATCGAGCAGCTTGAAATTCAACAGACAGTACAACTGAGCACTT taCTAGGTGAAACGAAGTCGGGAAATCAATATAGAGTCAAAGTTCCCAGAGCCGAGACAATATTTCTAGCCACGGAAACATCCACCGAATGCCAACGCGATATCTTGGGTTCCTCCAGAGGTTTCAGTTTGACTTTGACAGATCCCACGGGACAAGAtgctttcaaatttacaaaaagtCCAGGCTGGGGTTGCGTACCTGGATTTTTACAC AAAATGTTTGTCGATTGCACGGATCCGATCGGAAGTATAGAGCAGAACTTTACACTTCTTGGGCCTAGCTTTACGGTGTACAATAATGCACGGAACCCCCTGTGCAAAATATATGGACCTAATATGTTTTGCTGTTGCATATCGAGAGATACCCAATTCCAG ATAGTATCTGTCGATGGAACACATCAGATTGCTTCCCTCATACGCCAATGGGATCACATACTACTAGATTATACGATAACGTTGACTGTGCCAGCAGGTACAAATGTGAACCTCAAAGGTTTGCTACTCGGAGCTGCATTTTTGTTG gaatatttgtatttttcacgCTTGAAGAAATCTTGA
- the LOC124179697 gene encoding phospholipid scramblase 2 isoform X3, with protein sequence MKQTIITVQPHNQNGTNRAQRVPVPVNTTEWVSTPRSQLNPLIGTDFLNGIEQLEIQQTVQLSTLLGETKSGNQYRVKVPRAETIFLATETSTECQRDILGSSRGFSLTLTDPTGQDAFKFTKSPGWGCVPGFLHKMFVDCTDPIGSIEQNFTLLGPSFTVYNNARNPLCKIYGPNMFCCCISRDTQFQIVSVDGTHQIASLIRQWDHILLDYTITLTVPAGTNVNLKGLLLGAAFLLEYLYFSRLKKS encoded by the exons ATGAAACAAACTATTATTACGGTGCAACCACACAATCAGAACG GTACAAATAGAGCACAAAGAGTCCCAGTTCCAGTCAACACAACCGAATGGGTTTCGACGCCGCGAAGTCAACTGAATCCGCTCATCGGAACGGACTTTTTAAATGGAATCGAGCAGCTTGAAATTCAACAGACAGTACAACTGAGCACTT taCTAGGTGAAACGAAGTCGGGAAATCAATATAGAGTCAAAGTTCCCAGAGCCGAGACAATATTTCTAGCCACGGAAACATCCACCGAATGCCAACGCGATATCTTGGGTTCCTCCAGAGGTTTCAGTTTGACTTTGACAGATCCCACGGGACAAGAtgctttcaaatttacaaaaagtCCAGGCTGGGGTTGCGTACCTGGATTTTTACAC AAAATGTTTGTCGATTGCACGGATCCGATCGGAAGTATAGAGCAGAACTTTACACTTCTTGGGCCTAGCTTTACGGTGTACAATAATGCACGGAACCCCCTGTGCAAAATATATGGACCTAATATGTTTTGCTGTTGCATATCGAGAGATACCCAATTCCAG ATAGTATCTGTCGATGGAACACATCAGATTGCTTCCCTCATACGCCAATGGGATCACATACTACTAGATTATACGATAACGTTGACTGTGCCAGCAGGTACAAATGTGAACCTCAAAGGTTTGCTACTCGGAGCTGCATTTTTGTTG gaatatttgtatttttcacgCTTGAAGAAATCTTGA